One stretch of Rhodopirellula islandica DNA includes these proteins:
- a CDS encoding polysaccharide lyase, with protein METFFVHANHHSETALKLATLCFVCMTAAIDQGGELRADQPQTNESKSVSVGGAIILSNDFSDESIGPYTDVTFKADRDWGKVLWANYHGRAEIIDHHGDHQLRLKFPKGKFGHQHTGGNAAVSIGTHDEICQRVTIRFEPGFSFVKTGKIVGLGSGAHWSGGNVPREGQGYTSRFIWDREQEAAMYLYHMDQRSKYGDVVKLGFKFQTGVDYTLTQRVKTNTGSDPNGILQVWASENGEPPRLVVDRSDLRFGTKGRGKTESMFVAPFHGGGDSSFAAAETSYLTLDDFIISTVKFSDLP; from the coding sequence ATGGAAACTTTCTTCGTGCACGCAAATCACCACTCCGAGACAGCCCTGAAGCTTGCCACGCTCTGCTTCGTTTGCATGACGGCAGCGATCGACCAAGGCGGAGAACTCCGTGCGGACCAACCACAGACAAACGAATCGAAATCCGTGTCGGTCGGGGGAGCAATCATTCTTAGCAATGACTTCTCCGATGAATCGATCGGTCCCTACACAGACGTCACCTTCAAAGCCGACCGCGACTGGGGCAAAGTCCTGTGGGCGAATTATCACGGTCGAGCGGAGATCATCGATCATCATGGTGACCATCAACTCCGGCTGAAGTTTCCCAAGGGAAAGTTCGGTCACCAACACACGGGCGGCAACGCCGCTGTTTCCATTGGGACACACGACGAAATTTGCCAACGGGTGACCATCCGTTTCGAACCAGGGTTCTCCTTCGTCAAAACGGGGAAAATTGTGGGGCTGGGAAGTGGTGCTCATTGGAGTGGCGGAAACGTTCCGCGAGAAGGGCAAGGCTACACGTCCCGCTTCATCTGGGATCGTGAACAGGAGGCCGCGATGTATCTGTACCACATGGATCAACGCAGCAAGTACGGAGACGTCGTGAAGCTGGGTTTCAAGTTTCAAACCGGTGTCGACTACACGCTCACGCAGCGTGTCAAGACAAACACGGGCAGCGACCCAAACGGCATCTTGCAAGTGTGGGCCAGTGAGAACGGCGAACCGCCAAGGCTGGTGGTCGATCGAAGCGACCTACGATTTGGAACCAAGGGTCGCGGAAAAACGGAATCGATGTTCGTGGCACCGTTTCACGGCGGCGGCGATTCCAGTTTTGCAGCCGCCGAAACCAGCTATCTGACGCTGGACGATTTCATCATTTCAACGGTCAAATTCAGCGACCTGCCCTGA
- a CDS encoding sialidase family protein produces the protein MKVSLAVFLALTLTISIQAEELPAVAVASDGALVSSQQIFDLTDKPTKESHASTLVETPTGLVAAWFAGTRERDADVGIRVSRNENGQWTEPAEVVNGVQSSTLRYPTWNPVLFQPTEGPLMLFYKVGPNPREWWGMLTTSEDGGKTWSWPTKLGEAHTIGHLLGPVKNKPIELADGTILCPSSTEIEYADGSSHWRVHFEVTKDLGKTWEVIGPIQTGETFHAIQPSILTYPDNRLQILCRSKEKRIVESWSKDGGKTWSTLTATELPNPNSGTDAVTLQDGRQVLIYNHSEGIVRRKDAPDLKPRRILNLAISSDGKTWDPVLTLENETGPHPKDADRRRHFGEYSYPAIIQTSDGMLNMVYTYNREGVKHAVVDPSKL, from the coding sequence ATGAAAGTATCACTTGCGGTCTTCTTGGCACTCACCCTGACCATTTCCATCCAGGCAGAAGAACTTCCTGCTGTCGCCGTCGCGAGTGATGGTGCGTTGGTTTCGTCGCAACAGATCTTCGACCTGACCGACAAGCCCACCAAAGAGAGCCATGCGTCCACCCTCGTCGAGACTCCAACCGGTCTGGTCGCGGCTTGGTTCGCGGGCACTCGGGAGCGTGACGCCGATGTCGGCATTCGCGTCTCTCGCAACGAAAACGGCCAATGGACTGAACCGGCCGAGGTCGTCAACGGAGTCCAGTCATCGACGCTCCGCTATCCCACTTGGAACCCGGTGCTGTTTCAGCCCACCGAAGGCCCGTTGATGTTGTTCTACAAAGTTGGCCCCAATCCACGGGAATGGTGGGGCATGCTAACGACGTCCGAAGACGGCGGCAAAACCTGGTCGTGGCCAACGAAACTGGGCGAAGCCCACACGATCGGCCACCTCCTTGGGCCAGTCAAAAACAAGCCGATTGAGCTCGCCGATGGAACAATTCTGTGTCCATCGAGCACCGAAATCGAGTACGCGGATGGATCCTCCCACTGGCGGGTTCACTTCGAAGTCACCAAGGATCTCGGCAAGACTTGGGAGGTCATCGGGCCGATCCAGACCGGGGAAACCTTCCATGCGATTCAGCCCAGCATCTTGACCTATCCCGACAACCGTCTGCAGATCCTTTGCCGCAGCAAAGAGAAACGCATTGTCGAAAGCTGGTCCAAGGACGGCGGAAAAACCTGGAGCACACTCACCGCCACCGAACTGCCCAATCCCAACTCCGGCACCGATGCGGTGACACTTCAAGACGGACGACAAGTCTTGATCTACAACCACTCCGAAGGCATCGTGAGACGAAAAGACGCCCCGGACTTGAAGCCTCGCCGGATTCTGAATTTGGCGATTTCGTCCGATGGCAAAACGTGGGATCCTGTCCTGACGCTGGAAAATGAAACCGGACCTCACCCCAAGGACGCGGATCGCCGACGGCACTTCGGTGAGTACAGCTACCCGGCCATCATCCAAACCTCCGACGGGATGCTCAACATGGTCTACACGTACAATCGGGAAGGCGTCAAACACGCGGTCGTCGACCCGAGCAAGCTATGA
- a CDS encoding arylsulfatase: MNIARISIGRTVCSLLVLLAFSGRGFAADPRPNIVFLLADDLGYGDLGSYGGTTIRTPNLDRLADEGLRFTQAYSGGPVCTAARSVLMTGLHNGHTVARDNVPHYHTYLHDSDLTLAEVLQKAGYRCGGVGKWSLGDADTEGRATAQGFDRWFGYLNQDHAHYYYPEYLDDDEQRLELTGNTESREHYSHDLLTERALNFIRESKDAPFFFYGAYALPHFSARTEDPDGFTVPTTEPYADRDWDLASKKYAAMVHMLDQDVGKITQLIDDLGLRENTLIIFSSDNGGHRTIHERFDTNGLLRGYKRDLTEGGIRVPFIARWPGVAPAGRTSDQVIAFQDMLPTFAQLAGTTIPPDLDGISVLDALKGGSINNQQRVLYWDYGHCRGNQYAQAVRWGDWKGIRSKKNGDVLELYNLANDLSETTDVADAHPKIVKRIGELMDQAFTPNARYQVGTSYRGSALWKRGQ, from the coding sequence ATGAACATCGCCCGCATTTCGATTGGGCGAACCGTTTGTTCGCTGCTAGTGCTGTTGGCCTTCAGCGGTCGAGGATTCGCGGCGGATCCCCGCCCGAACATCGTGTTCCTCCTGGCGGACGACCTGGGCTATGGAGACCTTGGATCCTATGGTGGGACCACGATCCGAACACCCAACCTGGACCGACTCGCTGACGAAGGCCTCCGTTTCACCCAGGCCTATTCTGGCGGGCCCGTCTGCACTGCCGCACGCAGTGTCCTGATGACGGGTCTGCACAACGGCCACACCGTCGCTCGTGACAACGTCCCGCACTATCACACGTACTTGCATGATTCCGACCTGACTCTTGCGGAAGTGCTGCAAAAGGCCGGCTACCGATGCGGCGGTGTTGGCAAATGGTCCCTCGGAGATGCCGACACCGAGGGCCGGGCCACCGCGCAGGGTTTCGACCGTTGGTTTGGTTATCTCAACCAGGATCACGCCCACTACTATTACCCGGAGTACCTCGATGATGACGAACAACGGCTGGAGTTGACCGGGAACACCGAATCGCGCGAACACTACTCCCATGATCTGCTCACCGAACGAGCACTCAACTTCATTCGCGAATCAAAGGACGCTCCGTTTTTCTTCTACGGTGCTTATGCTCTCCCGCATTTTTCAGCGAGAACCGAAGACCCAGATGGATTCACTGTCCCAACGACCGAACCTTATGCTGATCGTGATTGGGATCTGGCGTCTAAAAAATACGCGGCCATGGTCCACATGCTTGATCAAGACGTGGGAAAGATCACCCAACTCATCGATGACCTGGGTCTTCGCGAAAACACTCTGATCATCTTCTCAAGTGACAATGGGGGCCATCGAACCATCCACGAACGCTTTGACACCAACGGCCTCTTGCGCGGGTACAAACGCGACCTCACCGAAGGCGGAATCCGGGTCCCCTTCATCGCCCGTTGGCCCGGCGTCGCCCCCGCTGGCCGCACCAGTGATCAAGTGATCGCGTTCCAAGACATGCTCCCCACCTTTGCCCAACTCGCCGGCACCACGATCCCGCCCGATCTGGATGGCATCTCGGTGCTGGACGCCCTGAAAGGTGGCTCGATCAACAACCAGCAACGCGTGCTCTACTGGGACTATGGCCACTGCCGCGGCAACCAATATGCCCAGGCGGTCCGGTGGGGCGATTGGAAAGGAATCCGTTCCAAGAAGAACGGTGATGTCCTCGAACTTTACAACCTTGCCAACGACCTGAGTGAAACAACAGACGTCGCGGATGCCCATCCGAAAATCGTGAAACGGATTGGCGAGCTGATGGATCAAGCCTTCACGCCCAACGCTCGCTATCAAGTCGGCACCTCCTACCGGGGCTCCGCCCTTTGGAAACGAGGACAGTGA
- a CDS encoding PQQ-binding-like beta-propeller repeat protein: MMNGSRSGLVLLACTLIPAMNSMQTATAEDAWTGWLGPQRNGWVADFSPPESWPEELSPAWKIEVGEGYGTPLVSGDRVYQHARQGDLEVLACFDLSSGDEIWKRSWPVPFEIGGGGERHGAGPKSNPVMADGRLFTASINGVVTAWDAESGDQIWQRDERQRFSINHPKWGASCSPVVDGNRLLIHLGNDETGALYAFDVASGETLWSQGDKPISYSSPLVVELHGVRQVIDWNRDDVAGVDVETGEWLWSYSLKHVDPDQNSPTPVQHRDTIIIGAENRGIRSLRPTKTDDGWKVEEAWVLEDLAMNMSTAVMNDGRLFGLSHYDSGRLFCISPDDGSILWQGRPRLGDHATFLAIPGHVITLTDSGELRVIDAAADEYQVKATYSVSDSPTWAAPVLGTKYLLIKDREHLTRWNW, from the coding sequence ATGATGAACGGTTCCCGATCCGGCTTGGTGCTGCTGGCTTGCACGCTGATCCCCGCGATGAACTCAATGCAAACGGCGACTGCGGAGGACGCGTGGACCGGTTGGCTGGGGCCGCAGCGGAACGGCTGGGTGGCCGATTTTTCGCCCCCCGAGTCGTGGCCCGAGGAACTGTCTCCGGCATGGAAGATCGAAGTCGGCGAAGGTTACGGGACGCCCTTGGTCAGCGGCGACCGAGTCTACCAGCACGCTCGTCAGGGCGATCTGGAAGTGCTCGCGTGCTTCGACCTCTCGTCGGGGGACGAGATTTGGAAACGGTCTTGGCCGGTGCCCTTTGAAATCGGTGGTGGCGGCGAGCGGCACGGGGCAGGGCCCAAATCCAATCCCGTGATGGCGGACGGTCGTCTCTTCACCGCCAGCATCAATGGCGTCGTAACGGCCTGGGATGCGGAATCGGGCGATCAAATCTGGCAACGTGACGAACGACAGCGATTTTCAATCAATCATCCAAAGTGGGGCGCCAGTTGCTCACCCGTCGTGGATGGGAATCGTCTGCTGATTCATTTGGGGAATGACGAAACCGGTGCCTTGTATGCCTTTGATGTTGCCTCGGGGGAAACGCTTTGGTCGCAGGGTGACAAGCCGATTTCGTACTCGTCCCCGTTGGTGGTGGAGCTGCACGGCGTTCGCCAAGTCATCGACTGGAATCGTGACGACGTTGCCGGCGTCGATGTCGAGACCGGGGAATGGCTGTGGTCGTATTCGTTGAAGCATGTCGACCCGGACCAGAATTCGCCGACGCCAGTCCAGCACCGCGACACGATCATCATCGGTGCCGAGAACCGTGGGATTCGCTCGTTGCGTCCAACCAAGACAGACGATGGATGGAAGGTGGAGGAGGCCTGGGTGCTGGAAGACTTGGCAATGAACATGTCGACCGCGGTGATGAATGACGGTCGCCTGTTTGGTTTGTCTCACTACGACAGCGGCCGTTTGTTCTGCATCAGCCCTGACGACGGGAGCATCCTTTGGCAAGGCCGGCCGCGGCTGGGTGATCACGCCACGTTCTTGGCGATTCCCGGCCACGTGATCACGCTGACCGACAGTGGCGAATTGCGTGTCATTGATGCGGCCGCGGATGAATACCAAGTCAAGGCGACCTACTCGGTGTCCGATTCACCGACATGGGCGGCTCCCGTGTTGGGGACCAAGTACTTGCTGATCAAAGATCGCGAGCACCTCACTCGCTGGAATTGGTGA